The following are encoded together in the Conger conger chromosome 11, fConCon1.1, whole genome shotgun sequence genome:
- the LOC133140925 gene encoding alpha-1-antitrypsin-like protein CM55-SI — protein MRVLLSLCAALVLLWSTVQCHHNGDHSHHGNDHSHHGNNDDSVSADGSLKIYQENLDFAFRLYKHISAQPDSQSKNVFFSPLSVSVALAALSVGARGKTHQQLFEGLGFNSTEITTEEVNQAFQHIHHNLNEKTGIDLSLGNALFIGENIKPRPEFLESMKRYYESEGFSTDFSKPEEAKEQINKYVNEKTKGKISELVKDVDPLTVMYLINYIYFKGKWNMPFDPESTMEKPFFVDNTTEVNVQMMIKKNHFHVYHDVPISTQVLQLPYNDSVSMLLLLPEAGMPLLEKAICSQHLAKWLKWLTKTEYRVYVPKFNITTSYLLKDILSDMGMPDIFENTADFTGIIDEGSKLKVSKVVHQASLSVDEAGSTAAAGTGLSITLYSAHRVPFLKFDRPFMFLICNTDTKSILFMGKIVNPLAT, from the exons ATGAGGGTGCTCCTGAGTTTGTGTGCTGCGCTGGTGCTACTTTGGTCCACTGTCCAGTGTCACCATAACGGTGATCACAGTCACCATGGCAATGATCACAGTCACCATGGCAATAACGATGACAGCGTTTCTGCCGATGGAAGCCTGAAGATATACCAGGAGAACCTGGACTTTGCTTTCCGTCTGTACAAGCACATCTCCGCCCAGCCCGATTCTCAGTCCAAGAACGTCTTCTTCTCCCCGCTGAGCGTGTCCGTGGCCCTGGCTGCTCTGTCCGTGGGGGCCAGAGGGAAGACGCACCAGCAGCTCTTTGAAGGTCTGGGCTTCAACAGCACAGAAatcaccacagaggaagtgaacCAGGCCTTCCAACACATCCATCACAACCTCAATGAGAAAACGGGCATAGACCTGTCGCTCGGGAATGCACTCTTCATTGGAGAGAACATCAAGCCACGTCCTGAGTTCCTGGAGAGCATGAAACGCTATTATGAGTCAGAGGGTTTCAGCACCGACTTCAGCAAGCCTGAAGAGGCCAAGGAACAGATCAATAAGTATGTCAATGAAAAGACCAAGGGTAAAATATCAGAGCTGGTTAAGGATGTGGATCCGCTGACAGTCATGTATCTCATCAACTACATATACTTCAAAG gCAAATGGAACATGCCATTCGACCCAGAATCAACAATGGAAAAGCCATTCTTTGTCGACAACACAACAGAAGTCAACGTCCAAATGATGATAAAAAAGAACCATTTTCATGTTTATCATGATGTTCCAATCTCCACACAAGTTCTCCAGCTGCCCTATAATGACTCTGTCTCCATGTTGCTGCTCCTTCCCGAGGCTGGGATGCCTCTTCTGGAAAAGGCCATCTGCAGCCAACACCTGGCAAAATggttaaaatggctgacaaaaAC GGAGTATAGAGTGTACGTTCCCAAATTCAATATCACAACGTCATACTTGCTCAAGGACATCTTGTCTGATATGGGAATGCCGGACATATTTGAAAACACGGCTGACTTCACAGGAATAATTGATGAAGGATCAAAGCTTAAAGTGTCCAAG GTTGTTCATCAGGCTTCATTAAGCGTGGATGAAGCAGGGAGCACTGCAGCCGCTGGAACCGGGCTGAGCATTACGCTTTACTCGGCGCACCGCGTTCCCTTTCTGAAGTTCGATCGGCCCTTCATGTTCCTGATCTGCAATACTGACACCAAAAGTATTCTCTTCATGGGGAAAATTGTGAATCCGTTGGCGACATAG
- the nmrk1 gene encoding nicotinamide riboside kinase 1 isoform X2, with translation MKRLIIGIGGITNGGKSTLAKSLHEHIPNSCIVAQDAFFKDDSLVAVDSNGFKQYDDLDALRMDRMMSEIRAWQRNPESFFASRGLKPQFHKIPEAQDEVHVLIIEGFLIFNYRPLNELMNKRYFLTIPYDVCKKRRCLRVYTPPDPPGYFDGYVWPMFLKNQKEMEEIVTDLVYLDGMRVREDLFSAVYEEVTLEIQRRLDTNC, from the exons AATCACTAACGGGGGTAAAAGCACACTGGCGAAGAGTCTTCATGAGCACATTCCCAACAGCTGCATAGTCGCCCAGGATGCGTTCTTcaag GACGACTCATTGGTGGCTGTTGACAGCAATGGATTCAAGCAGTACGACG ACCTGGATGCACTCCGCATGGACCGGATGATGAGCGAGATCCGGGCATGGCAGAGGAATCCTGAATCCTTCTTTGCCTCTCGGGGACTGAAACCTCAATTTCACAAAATTCCTGAAGCCCAAGATGAGGTTCATGTTCTTATAATTGAGGGCTTTCTGATCTTCAACTACAG gcccttgaatgaattaatgaataaaaggTACTTCTTGACCATTCCGTATGATGTCTGCAAAAAGAGACGATG TTTGAGGGTATACACACctcctgatcctcctgggtacTTTGATGGATACGTGTGGCCAATGTTCCTGAaaaaccaaaaggaaatggAGGAAATTGTTACTGATCTGG TGTATCTGGATGGaatgagagtgagggaggaccTGTTCTCCGCTGTTTATGAGGAAGTAACGCTGGAGATTCAGAGGCGGTTAG ATACCAACTGCTGA
- the LOC133140962 gene encoding alpha-1-antitrypsin-like protein CM55-SI: protein MRVLLSLCAALVLLWSTVQCHHNGDHSHHNNDHSHHGNNDDSVSADGSLKIYQENLDFAFRLYKHISAQPDSQSKNVFFSPLSVSVALAALSVGARGKTHQQLFEGLGFNSTEITTEEVNQAFQHIHHNLNEKTGIDLSLGNALFIGENIKPRPEFLESMKRYYESEGFSTDFSKPEEAKEQINKYVNEKTKGKISELVQDVDPLTVMYLINYIYFKGKWKVPFDPESTTERPFFVDNTTEVKVQMMMKKNHFHVYHDVPISTQVLQLPYNDSVSMLLLLPEAGMPLLEKAICSQHLAKWLKWMTKTECRVSVPKFNITTSYLLKDILSDMGMPDIFENTADFTGIMDEGSKLKVSKVVHQASLSVDEAGSTAAAGTGLSITLHSAHRVPFLKFDRPFMLLICNTDTKSILFMGKIVNPLAT, encoded by the exons ATGAGGGTGCTCCTGAGTTTGTGTGCTGCGCTGGTGCTGCTTTGGTCCACTGTCCAGTGTCACCATAACGGTGATCACAGTCACCATAACAATGATCACAGTCACCATGGCAATAACGATGACAGCGTTTCTGCCGATGGAAGCCTGAAGATATACCAGGAGAACCTGGACTTTGCTTTCCGTCTGTACAAGCACATCTCCGCCCAGCCCGATTCTCAGTCCAAGAACGTCTTCTTCTCCCCGCTGAGCGTGTCCGTGGCCCTGGCTGCTCTGTCCGTGGGAGCCAGAGGGAAGACGCACCAGCAGCTCTTTGAAGGTCTGGGCTTCAACAGCACAGAAatcaccacagaggaagtgaacCAGGCCTTCCAACACATCCATCACAACCTCAATGAGAAAACGGGCATAGACCTGTCGCTCGGGAATGCACTCTTCATTGGAGAGAACATCAAGCCACGTCCTGAGTTCCTGGAGAGCATGAAACGCTATTACGAGTCAGAGGGTTTCAGCACCGACTTCAGCAAGCCTGAAGAGGCCAAGGAACAGATCAATAAGTATGTCAATGAAAAGACCAAGGGTAAAATATCAGAGCTGGTTCAGGATGTGGATCCGCTGACAGTCATGTATCTCATCAACTACATATACTTCAAAG gGAAATGGAAGGTGCCATTCGACCCAGAATCAACAACGGAAAGGCCATTCTTCGTAGACAACACAACAGAAGTCAAAGTCCAAATGATGATGAAAAAGAACCATTTTCATGTTTATCATGATGTTCCAATCTCCACACAAGTTCTCCAGCTGCCCTATAATGACTCTGTCTCCATGTTGCTGCTCCTTCCCGAGGCTGGGATGCCTCTTCTGGAAAAGGCCATCTGCAGCCAACACCTGGCAAAATGGTTAAAATGGATGACAAAAAC GGAGTGTAGAGTGTCCGTTCCCAAATTCAATATCACAACGTCATACTTGCTCAAGGACATCTTGTCTGATATGGGAATGCCGGACATATTTGAAAACACGGCTGACTTCACAGGAATAATGGATGAAGGATCAAAGCTTAAAGTGTCCAAG GTTGTTCATCAGGCTTCATTAAGCGTGGATGAAGCAGGGAGCACTGCAGCCGCTGGAACCGGGCTGAGCATCACGCTTCACTCTGCACACCGCGTTCCCTTTCTGAAGTTCGATCGGCCCTTCATGCTCCTGATCTGCAACACTGACACCAAAAGTATTCTCTTCATGGGGAAAATTGTGAATCCGTTGGCGACATAG
- the nmrk1 gene encoding nicotinamide riboside kinase 1 isoform X1, which produces MESTAVMKRLIIGIGGITNGGKSTLAKSLHEHIPNSCIVAQDAFFKDDSLVAVDSNGFKQYDDLDALRMDRMMSEIRAWQRNPESFFASRGLKPQFHKIPEAQDEVHVLIIEGFLIFNYRPLNELMNKRYFLTIPYDVCKKRRCLRVYTPPDPPGYFDGYVWPMFLKNQKEMEEIVTDLVYLDGMRVREDLFSAVYEEVTLEIQRRLDTNC; this is translated from the exons AATCACTAACGGGGGTAAAAGCACACTGGCGAAGAGTCTTCATGAGCACATTCCCAACAGCTGCATAGTCGCCCAGGATGCGTTCTTcaag GACGACTCATTGGTGGCTGTTGACAGCAATGGATTCAAGCAGTACGACG ACCTGGATGCACTCCGCATGGACCGGATGATGAGCGAGATCCGGGCATGGCAGAGGAATCCTGAATCCTTCTTTGCCTCTCGGGGACTGAAACCTCAATTTCACAAAATTCCTGAAGCCCAAGATGAGGTTCATGTTCTTATAATTGAGGGCTTTCTGATCTTCAACTACAG gcccttgaatgaattaatgaataaaaggTACTTCTTGACCATTCCGTATGATGTCTGCAAAAAGAGACGATG TTTGAGGGTATACACACctcctgatcctcctgggtacTTTGATGGATACGTGTGGCCAATGTTCCTGAaaaaccaaaaggaaatggAGGAAATTGTTACTGATCTGG TGTATCTGGATGGaatgagagtgagggaggaccTGTTCTCCGCTGTTTATGAGGAAGTAACGCTGGAGATTCAGAGGCGGTTAG ATACCAACTGCTGA